Proteins encoded together in one Candidatus Hydrogenedentota bacterium window:
- a CDS encoding AGE family epimerase/isomerase yields the protein MPRDDIGEELTIIAGKAESTLAGNLMPFWATHAVDKEFGGFLTRLDRYGNRLDDCEKILIMQVRMIAALSMAHMHGLGDGRYLELATQGFDFVARHMWDEANGGFYFSVTRDGVPISRRKNTDFHGYALIGLCEYFRASKRAEARELAERVFDVLSAKAKDGDRGYIEDFDGAPWPVLNDEQMNLGGQQGIKTVDMHTNVLEGLLYLSRVTGAKQHLDPLRDILRLIAARGIDPANRCTITAFDRDWNPVPDGHGNMTTSYGLNVELAWLMLEAVDLLNEPHERYRPVVLGLIDHALAFGFDNAQGGLAAYGPMSGHVLEARHLDENRLLKTWWAQAELMNALVEAYRWTLDEKYADAFIKTFEWTWSHQIDHECGDWYQETDWSTGVPTTTDKGREWKTAFHAARALIRVSAALPDCL from the coding sequence TTGCCTCGGGATGACATAGGTGAAGAACTGACCATCATTGCCGGCAAGGCTGAATCGACTCTTGCCGGCAATCTTATGCCGTTTTGGGCGACGCACGCCGTGGACAAGGAATTCGGCGGGTTCCTGACGCGCCTCGACCGCTACGGCAATCGGCTCGACGACTGCGAAAAAATCCTAATCATGCAGGTGCGCATGATCGCCGCACTGTCTATGGCGCACATGCACGGTCTCGGCGATGGCCGGTACCTCGAACTTGCGACGCAGGGTTTCGACTTCGTTGCACGCCACATGTGGGATGAAGCGAATGGCGGCTTCTATTTCTCCGTCACGAGGGACGGCGTGCCCATATCGCGACGAAAGAATACTGACTTTCACGGTTACGCGCTGATCGGCTTATGCGAATACTTCCGCGCGTCGAAGCGCGCGGAGGCGCGAGAACTGGCGGAACGTGTTTTCGACGTGCTGTCAGCGAAGGCGAAAGACGGAGACCGTGGCTACATCGAGGATTTCGACGGCGCCCCGTGGCCCGTTCTTAACGACGAGCAAATGAATCTCGGTGGACAACAAGGCATCAAGACCGTCGACATGCACACAAATGTGCTCGAAGGACTGCTGTACCTGTCGCGAGTCACGGGCGCGAAGCAGCATTTGGATCCGCTGCGCGATATTCTTCGACTCATCGCGGCCCGCGGCATAGACCCCGCGAATCGTTGCACGATCACCGCCTTCGATCGCGATTGGAATCCCGTTCCCGACGGCCACGGTAACATGACGACTTCGTACGGCCTCAATGTCGAGCTTGCGTGGCTTATGCTCGAAGCCGTCGACCTGCTTAACGAGCCGCACGAACGATACCGGCCGGTTGTCCTCGGATTGATCGACCATGCGCTGGCATTCGGCTTCGATAACGCGCAGGGCGGGCTCGCCGCATACGGCCCGATGTCCGGCCACGTCCTCGAGGCGAGGCACCTCGACGAAAATCGCCTGCTGAAAACATGGTGGGCGCAGGCCGAGTTGATGAATGCGCTTGTTGAAGCTTACCGATGGACCCTCGACGAAAAATACGCTGACGCGTTCATCAAGACGTTTGAGTGGACTTGGAGTCATCAAATCGATCATGAGTGCGGCGACTGGTATCAGGAAACCGACTGGTCGACCGGCGTCCCGACAACGACCGACAAAGGCCGCGAATGGAAAACCGCATTCCACGCGGCGCGCGCGCTTATTCGAGTTTCAGCGGCGCTGCCAGACTGTTTGTAG
- a CDS encoding UPF0175 family protein, which produces MPTMTLEMSSEVLAALRCTPADFPQEIRFAAATTWYLDGKISQEIAAQIAGMNRTDFLLALARAGKESFQVDLADLDRELRHG; this is translated from the coding sequence GTGCCGACCATGACATTAGAAATGTCAAGCGAAGTATTGGCCGCTTTGCGGTGTACTCCCGCGGATTTTCCTCAAGAAATCCGCTTTGCCGCCGCGACCACGTGGTATTTGGACGGGAAAATATCTCAGGAGATTGCCGCACAAATCGCTGGAATGAACCGAACGGATTTTCTGCTGGCCCTTGCTCGCGCTGGAAAGGAATCGTTTCAGGTCGACTTAGCGGACTTGGATCGGGAACTCCGGCATGGGTGA
- a CDS encoding TIGR03663 family protein, translating to MTNTTVQESSRAGLALVLIALAVALAFRVPDLKLKPFHGDEANQAYKAGKILLETGVYTYDPIEHHGPTIYYLALPAAWLTTDGTFAGTVEATYRIVPVLFGAVIVLLLLPLRTALGNRATFIAALLTATSPAMVYYSRYYIQEMLLVFFAFGAIAAGWRYTQRPSLSAAIAGGLCIGLAHASKETCVLAFASYVGAGMCTVGWSRLRDGKGDTRADLNCIRARHAALCAIAAASVSVLFFSSFFTHWRGVLDSVLTYANYTNKAGSPHIHDKPWHYYLQMLLFTRNAPYPWFSEALILALGALGIRVALSAKRSHTPHANLLRFLAFYTLGMTAVYSIIPYKTPWCALNFLQPLIVMAGVGADALIRGLRLRAWRVGVSTLLALLAGQLAWQAYLACYVYHSDVRNPYVYGHTSSAIKRLEERLDQIAAVSPEGYDTLAGVLSPTRDYWPLPWYLRKFDRVGFWDTLPPEAGAPIYSAPIVIASSSIARELNAKLPGDYHSEMHALRPGVLLTVFIRTDLWEAFMATRVR from the coding sequence ATGACCAACACCACCGTGCAAGAATCTTCGCGCGCCGGCCTTGCGCTCGTCCTGATTGCGCTTGCCGTCGCGCTCGCGTTTCGCGTGCCGGACCTCAAGCTGAAGCCGTTCCACGGCGATGAAGCGAATCAGGCCTATAAGGCCGGCAAGATTCTCCTCGAAACCGGCGTCTACACGTACGACCCCATCGAGCACCATGGCCCTACGATCTACTATCTCGCGCTCCCGGCCGCATGGCTGACGACCGACGGCACCTTTGCGGGCACCGTCGAAGCGACATATCGCATTGTGCCGGTGCTCTTCGGCGCGGTGATCGTACTGTTGTTATTGCCATTGCGCACGGCGCTCGGAAATCGCGCAACCTTTATCGCGGCCCTGCTCACGGCGACTTCGCCCGCGATGGTCTACTACAGCCGCTACTACATTCAGGAAATGCTGCTGGTCTTCTTCGCGTTTGGCGCGATTGCCGCGGGATGGCGGTACACTCAGCGTCCATCATTGTCCGCCGCGATCGCAGGCGGGCTATGCATCGGGCTCGCGCACGCAAGCAAGGAAACGTGTGTACTTGCGTTCGCGTCGTATGTCGGCGCGGGCATGTGTACGGTGGGCTGGTCGCGGCTGCGCGACGGCAAGGGCGATACGCGTGCGGACCTCAACTGCATTCGCGCAAGGCACGCCGCACTTTGTGCGATTGCGGCCGCGAGCGTATCCGTCCTGTTCTTCTCGTCGTTCTTCACGCACTGGCGCGGCGTCCTCGATTCGGTGTTGACCTACGCGAACTACACGAACAAAGCGGGCAGCCCGCATATACATGACAAGCCGTGGCACTACTACCTGCAGATGTTGCTTTTCACGAGGAACGCGCCGTACCCGTGGTTCAGCGAGGCGCTCATACTTGCTCTCGGCGCGCTCGGCATTCGCGTGGCCTTGTCCGCAAAGCGGTCACACACGCCGCATGCAAACCTGTTGCGCTTTCTCGCGTTCTACACGCTGGGCATGACGGCCGTATACTCGATTATTCCCTACAAGACGCCGTGGTGCGCGTTGAACTTTCTGCAGCCGCTAATCGTCATGGCGGGTGTCGGCGCGGACGCGCTTATCCGAGGGCTTCGATTGCGCGCGTGGCGCGTCGGCGTTTCGACGTTGCTCGCGCTTCTGGCGGGCCAACTCGCGTGGCAGGCGTACCTCGCGTGCTACGTCTATCACTCCGACGTGCGCAATCCGTACGTCTACGGCCACACGTCCAGCGCGATCAAACGTCTCGAAGAACGCCTCGATCAGATCGCCGCGGTGTCGCCCGAGGGCTACGATACGCTCGCCGGCGTTCTCAGCCCGACCCGCGACTATTGGCCGCTGCCGTGGTACTTGCGCAAGTTCGACCGCGTCGGCTTCTGGGACACGCTGCCGCCGGAAGCGGGCGCGCCGATCTACTCCGCGCCGATTGTCATAGCCTCATCGAGTATTGCACGAGAGCTCAACGCGAAACTGCCCGGCGACTACCATTCCGAAATGCATGCATTGCGCCCCGGCGTGCTGCTGACGGTATTCATTCGCACAGATCTTTGGGAGGCCTTTATGGCCACGCGAGTACGTTAA
- a CDS encoding glucosamine-6-phosphate isomerase: MAVNLMSTLRGSLLENFFPQGWDLGKLDSLCARAPETITQRERWWNKNFEPIPCESLPDFDTMMGHEIAIEILNAKMKKKPIAFILPVGPMGMYKWAVYFLKEWNVDCKHVHGFNMDEWSDPNGKTLPSADSGAFQYAMEQAFYGPLGKLTVPKAQRHFATKDSLPKYPEQIRALKKKGARLVTVFGIGRVCHIAFWEPHFAAEYKSVEAWKKAEFRLGAKLHPLTIEQNAITSFKSRTTLVPTTANTIGPGLFLKSDRIIGGADGSLGRGMMWQGMSLWATLHHEPTPWIPSTFMPTLSGRLFFLKEIAGPLVAECN; encoded by the coding sequence ATGGCCGTTAACCTCATGTCTACCCTGCGCGGATCGCTTCTGGAAAACTTCTTTCCGCAAGGATGGGACCTCGGCAAACTCGACTCGCTCTGCGCGCGCGCGCCGGAAACGATTACGCAACGCGAACGGTGGTGGAACAAAAACTTCGAGCCCATTCCCTGCGAGTCGCTGCCGGATTTCGACACGATGATGGGGCACGAAATCGCGATCGAAATCCTTAACGCCAAGATGAAGAAGAAACCGATTGCATTCATCCTGCCGGTGGGACCGATGGGCATGTACAAGTGGGCGGTTTATTTTCTCAAGGAGTGGAACGTGGACTGCAAACACGTCCACGGGTTCAACATGGACGAATGGAGCGATCCGAACGGGAAGACATTACCTTCCGCCGATTCGGGCGCGTTTCAATATGCGATGGAGCAGGCGTTCTACGGCCCGCTGGGGAAACTGACCGTGCCGAAGGCGCAGCGCCATTTCGCCACGAAGGACAGCCTGCCGAAGTATCCCGAACAGATTCGCGCGCTCAAGAAGAAGGGCGCCCGGCTCGTTACGGTGTTTGGCATCGGGCGCGTGTGCCACATCGCGTTTTGGGAGCCGCACTTCGCCGCCGAGTACAAATCTGTCGAGGCATGGAAGAAGGCCGAATTCCGGCTCGGCGCAAAACTGCATCCACTCACGATCGAGCAGAACGCCATCACGAGCTTCAAAAGCCGCACCACCCTCGTGCCGACAACGGCGAATACCATCGGCCCCGGCCTGTTTCTCAAGTCCGACCGTATCATCGGTGGCGCGGACGGTTCGCTGGGCCGCGGCATGATGTGGCAGGGCATGTCGCTCTGGGCAACGCTTCACCACGAACCCACGCCGTGGATTCCGAGCACGTTCATGCCGACTTTATCCGGTAGGTTGTTCTTCCTCAAGGAGATCGCGGGGCCTCTGGTAGCGGAGTGCAACTGA